In Hermetia illucens chromosome 5, iHerIll2.2.curated.20191125, whole genome shotgun sequence, a single window of DNA contains:
- the LOC119657476 gene encoding E3 ubiquitin-protein ligase MARCHF3, with translation MDDGSESPFLRSRSVLFRASANGDQDRPPEPASRFSTSLLGSDVAIRLYQSVRRTDISPSHVELNNAETTSTAESNAPQCRICRYMSQTNQLIPCPCKCTGSVGFIHLKCLNRWIRVRRTKLCEICKQEYNTPALERKYFALFLAFFRPKYLGVILKDIFNIMSVTPLVYFTVYQLVETMEATSEKPSIKLMVFGPTLLLATSVYFFLYFDWALSCMMRMKSVLNHWWSFGDQDDDELDDFLPDFNFRENDFFDLDF, from the exons ATGGACGATGGATCTGAATCGCCGTTTCTACGAAGTCGCAGCGTACTGTTTAGAGCCAGTGCAAATGGTGACCAAGATCGTCCACCAGAACCAGCATCTCGTTTCTCCACTTCCCTCTTAGGGAGTGATGTAGCTATTCGCCTGTACCAAAGCGTTCGAAGAACAGATATCTCACCAAGTCATGTCGAACTGAACAACGCTGAGACAACCAGTACCGCAGAATCCAACGCACCGCAATGCCGGATATGTCGGTATATGAGTCAAACGAATCAGCTCATTCCTTGCCCCTGCAAATGTACAGGAAGCGTG GGGTTTATCCACTTAAAGTGCTTGAACAGATGGATTCGAGTTCGACGAACAAAACTGTGCGAAATATGCAAACAGGAATACAACACTCCGGCATTGGAGAGGAAATACTTTGCATTGTTTCTGGCCTTTTTCCGTCCAAAGTATTTGGGAGTTATTTTAAAGGACATATTTAACATAATGTCCGTTACTCCACTAGTATATTTCACTGTATACCAG CTTGTGGAGACAATGGAAGCTACCAGCGAGAAACCGTCCATTAAGCTCATGGTTTTCGGCCCCACCCTCTTACTTGCTACAA GTGTCTACTTCTTCTTATACTTTGATTGGGCCTTATCTTGCATGATGCGAATGAAGAGCGTCCTTAATCATTGGTGGAGTTTCGGGGATCAAGATGACGATGAACTGGATGATTTCTTGCCGGACTTCAACTTTCGAGAGAACGATTTCTTTGATCTGGATTTTTAA